The Clarias gariepinus isolate MV-2021 ecotype Netherlands chromosome 7, CGAR_prim_01v2, whole genome shotgun sequence genome includes a window with the following:
- the c7h15orf39 gene encoding uncharacterized protein C15orf39 homolog isoform X2, translated as MFEVHCMSPKPHTPDAAPCVENPRRPSYQKSLRSKGRVKGTCKRRFLGDNTSSEGEQPAEESESWTFTNCLEEERWENVPAACTDVDAHVEVKIESDAEQEPDNSWGRPLTSDDLSSESTDEDTEMSSLSSYARHRPGSSKKRSDMVLKLRKVYYTKGRQGQVSHYQRVPNQPEKHRGRHRHRKKKRRSSKAGIRYRVRGFSSESQHRAYLSTQRTSHHRMRWVLRSAAQNTQQAMRNSYPDLVGKRIRHLYEENDKTEVWYKGVVLRIHESHPNPLKTVFEVKYDSEPEWQYYLELLLDYKKGWLQIED; from the coding sequence ATGTTTGAGGTGCACTGCATGTCGCCAAAGCCACACACGCCAGATGCTGCGCCGTGCGTTGAGAATCCAAGGCGACCCTCTTACCAGAAAAGTCTTAGGAGCAAAGGGAGGGTTAAGGGGACCTGCAAGAGAAGGTTTTTAGGGGACAACACTTCCTCTGAAGGGGAACAACCTGCTGAGGAATCGGAAAGCTGGACTTTTACCAactgtttggaggaagaaagaTGGGAAAATGTACCGGCAGCCTGCACCGACGTAGACGCTCACGTTGAAGTGAAGATTGAATCGGATGCCGAGCAAGAGCCCGACAATTCCTGGGGACGGCCCTTGACGTCAGACGATCTCTCATCGGAAAGCACGGACGAGGATACAGAGATGAGCTCGTTGTCATCGTATGCGAGGCACAGGCCCGGTAGCTCTAAGAAGCGCTCGGACATGGTTCTAAAGCTCAGGAAAGTCTATTACACCAAAGGCCGACAAGGCCAAGTGTCTCACTACCAGAGAGTTCCGAACCAGCCTGAGAAACACAGAGGGAGACACAGACACCGAAAAAAGAAACGTAGAAGCTCCAAGGCTGGTATTCGCTACAGAGTGAGGGGGTTCTCCTCAGAATCCCAGCACCGCGCTTATCTCTCTACTCAGCGTACTTCACATCATAGAATGAGATGGGTTCTGCGCTCGGCAGCACAGAACACTCAACAGGCCATGAGGAACAGCTACCCGGATCTAGTGGGCAAAAGGATCCGCCATCTGTATGAAGAAAACGATAAGACGGAGGTGTGGTACAAGGGGGTAGTGCTGCGAATCCACGAGTCTCACCCCAACCCGCTAAAGACTGTGTTTGAGGTCAAATATGACAGCGAGCCCGAGTGGCAATACTACCTGGAGCTGCTACTCGACTACAAGAAAGGGTGGCTTCAAATTGAGGACTGA
- the arih1 gene encoding E3 ubiquitin-protein ligase arih1, which yields MDSDEGYNYEYDDEEEECSEDSAEDEAEDDTLELGDVELVDPVVAGGERDECGDTGGSGLGPGQDEEDYRFEVLTAEQILQHMVECIREVNEVIQNPATITRILLSHFNWDKEKLMERYFDGNLDKLFSECHVINPSKKSRTRLMNTRSSAQDMPCQICYLNYPNSYFTGLECGHKFCMQCWGDYLTTKIIEEGMGQTISCPAHSCDILVDDNTVMRLITDSKVKLKYQHLITNSFVECNRLLKWCPAPDCHHVVKVQYPDAKPVRCKCGRQFCFNCGENWHDPVKCKWLRKWIKKCDDDSETSNWIAANTKECPKCHVTIEKDGGCNHMVCRNQNCKAEFCWVCLGPWEPHGSAWYNCNRYNEDDARAARDAQERSRAALQRYLFYCNRYMNHMQSLRFEHKLYAQVKQKMEEMQQHNMSWIEVQFLKKAVDVLCQCRSTLMFTYVFAFYLKKNNQSIIFENNQADLENATEVLSGYLERDISQDSLQDIKQKVQDKYRYCESRRRVLLQHVHEGYEKDLWEYIED from the exons ATGGACTCGGACGAGGGTTACAATTATGAATACGACGATGAGGAAGAGGAGTGCAGCGAGGACAGCGCTGAAGATGAAGCCGAGGACGACACCCTGGAGCTCGGCGACGTGGAGCTGGTCGATCCTGTCGTAGCCGGCGGCGAGCGAGACGAGTGCGGGGACACCGGTGGCAGCGGCCTCGGCCCGGGACAAGACGAGGAGGACTACCGCTTTGAAGTTCTCACTGCTGAGCAGATCCTCCAGCATATGGTCGAGTGCATCAGGGAGGTCAATGAGGTCATCCAG AATCCTGCAACAATTACAAGAATACTGCTTAGTCATTTCAACTGGGACAAGGAAAAGCTTATGGAAAG GTATTTTGATGGTAACCTGGATAAGCTGTTTTCTGAGTGTCATGTCATAAACCCTAGTAAAAAATCAAGGACGCGCCTCATGAACACACGATCGTCAGCTCAGGATATGCCATGTCAGATCTGCTATCTCAACTATCCTAATTCG TACTTCACTGGTTTGGAATGCGGCCACAAGTTCTGCATGCAGTGCTGGGGCGACTATTTAACCACCAAAATCATAGAGGAAGGAATGGGCCAG ACTATTTCCTGTCCTGCACATAGTTGTGATATCCTGGTTGATGACAACACAGTTAT GCGACTGATAACAGATTCGAAAGTGAAACTGAAGTACCAACATTTAATAACCAATAGTTTTGTAGAG TGCAATCGACTGTTAAAATGGTGTCCAGCTCCTGACTGCCATCACGTAGTCAAAGTCCAGTACCCTGATGCCAAACCTGTTCGCTGCAAGTGTGGCCGGCAGTTCTG CTTCAACTGTGGAGAGAACTGGCATGACCCAGTAAAGTGTAAG TGGTTGAGAAAATGGATTAAAAAGTGTGACGACGACAGTGAAACGTCTAATTGGATTGCAGCAAACACTAAG gAATGTCCTAAATGCCATGTGACCATAGAGAAGGATGGCGGCTGCAACCACATGGTGTGCCGGAACCAGAACTGCAAAGCCGAGTTCTGCTGGGTATGCTTAGGCCCATGGGAACCCCACGGATCAGCCTG GTACAATTGCAATCGCTACAATGAAGATGATGCCAGGGCAGCAAGGGATGCACAAGAG CGCTCCAGGGCAGCCCTGCAGAGGTACCTCTTCTACTGCAACCGCTACATGAACCACATGCAGAGCCTGCGCTTCGAGCACAAGCTGTACGCACAGGTCAAgcagaagatggaagaaatgcAGCAGCATAACATGTCATGGATTGAGGTGCAATTCCTAAAGAAGGCTGTGGATGTGCTGTGCCAGTGCCGCTCCACGCTCATGTTCACCTACGTCTTCGCCTTCTACCTCAAAAAGAACAACCAGTCCATTATTTTTGAG AACAACCAGGCTGATCTAGAGAATGCCACCGAGGTGTTGTCTGGATACCTAGAGCGAGACATTTCCCAAGATTCACTGCAGGATATCAAGCAGAAAGTACAGGACAAATACAG ATACTGTGAGAGCCGACGAAGAGTTCTGCTGCAGCATGTGCACGAAGGCTATGAAAAAGACCTGTGGGAGTACATCGAGGATTGA
- the c7h15orf39 gene encoding uncharacterized protein C15orf39 homolog isoform X1: MNSKGVQPFMDPLPQGKRIRLEGTMSTVGTSGLSKANNPPHYSQDKSLPYRHTYMSCSLSGQEPLDLLSQWSPPRMFVRNGGSPVVPSSATEGSITNPVIYRPENVSFPEDTGSPTVAEQVAVKQKLAFCTRSPSKHSPSSAGLISPVPLRKIPIGCTSLSPSTAEKSGGLAIPKPVYGHSPCCAGQRCTIGHSYTIDQGLQRRPPQMFEDDRMACYGYWPCMRKNGSEALMPQGLLPFEHCGERMPLKGVTTDGCPGLTPSKPQRVSAFSDPRQSNYMYKHLHPFVPSSPDHCQRFQMPRQAHKDLVPVYDQVPGMQYETHMQIFPDCPHTSKYREIPQHSLLYCPKNNMDDYRTEKHQPTSGQRPIPQPFFKDFRNPFTMAPSAHPSARNVPAYPAYRTHLNTRHINLFNKRPLCPPVMQHLEQPLDFSMRREQSTSSNQEETPQRQFGIKRTFHQTEPQSHYRVLSNFHQENPSLDIACQGQDSGHVNSHTYTGSSTCTGDMFNKKQSLCFSDQTNNVSVVSKKHRVETDNSCKNDSLVKHQMIHQLKAIESKHPPSPPLPIINKVFSLAPYKAYLEATGSLTSARDPSCPITTQDSEPPKDEPKAQNADPKTILDKVVLKLKVKTEKIESDERADQSEKESNSPRINQNNHNVNVKNEQGNLESTEGDTKCNLVTKSGFYSSSKLVTPEMPEHPIGCSNANKVKDGPAISAQNVDEKFVFSASLSGKRSFSTEPNQAQFSLNKIPPHCLKLTSFKINLPEAFKTPVSSSPEVLQSSVENKTGISSRQARYQFMELHQSLCQLVSGCISQTSHCELRNWLSRLDLDESASPPAKTQKVSCLLGSKAREVWMKDEGMVRALQKVLCHLENYVKIQECPFPHVIRAGAVFIPMLVVKEVLFPQVQGTFIDQVLQEHRVELRPTTLSEERQLTQLHKRAFSSKLRRLLSLKHLPCIYPDVLSLLYYAGVCEVLDSTPTDDAQKE; the protein is encoded by the exons ATGAACAGTAAGGGGGTGCAGCCTTTCATGGATCCTTTACCTCAAGGCAAGAGAATAAGACTAGAGGGTACTATGAGTACTGTGGGGACGTCAGGGCTTTCAAAAGCCAACAACCCTCCCCATTATTCCCAAGACAAATCTTTACCCTACAGACACACCTATATGTCTTGCTCTCTCAGTGGACAAGAGCCTTTAGATCTTCTCTCGCAATGGAGTCCCCCTAGAATGTTTGTGAGAAATGGAGGGAGCCCTGTGGTTCCTTCTTCAGCCACAGAGGGGTCAATTACAAATCCAGTCATTTACAGGCCTGAAAATGTGAGCTTCCCTGAGGACACTGGTTCTCCAACTGTAGCAGAGCAAGTAGCTGTTAAGCAGAAGCTTGCCTTCTGTACTAGAAGTCCAAGTAAGCACAGCCCTAGTAGTGCAGGGTTAATATCCCCTGTTCCTTTGAGGAAAATCCCTATAGGATGCACAAGCTTATCCCCCTCAACAGCAGAAAAATCTGGTGGACTTGCTATTCCAAAACCTGTGTATGGACATAGTCCTTGCTGTGCTGGACAAAGGTGCACAATAGGTCACAGTTATACTATAGACCAAGGGCTGCAAAGGAGGCCCCCACAAATGTTTGAGGACGATCGGATGGCTTGTTATGGTTACTGGCCATGCATGCGTAAAAATGGGTCAGAAGCCTTGATGCCGCAAGGATTATTGCCATTTGAGCACTGCGGAGAAAGGATGCCATTAAAAGGCGTAACCACAGATGGCTGTCCTGGTCTTACCCCAAGCAAACCTCAACGAGTCTCTGCTTTTTCTGACCCACGCCAGAGCAATTATATGTATAAACATCTTCACCCGTTTGTTCCCTCTTCACCAGATCACTGTCAACGATTTCAGATGCCCAGACAGGCACATAAGGATCTGGTACCCGTATATGATCAAGTACCTGGGATGCAATATGAAACACACATGCAAATTTTTCCAGACTGTCCTCACACATCTAAGTATAGAGAGATACCTCAACACTCATTGCTTTATTGTCCAAAGAATAACATGGATGATTACAGAACTGAAAAACATCAGCCAACATCTGGGCAGCGCCCAATTCCTCAgcctttttttaaggatttcagAAATCCTTTTACCATGGCCCCTTCTGCCCACCCATCTGCCAGGAATGTACCTGCCTATCCTGCTTATAGAACACACTTAAATACTAGACACATTAACCTGTTCAATAAGAGACCACTTTGTCCTCCTGTTATGCAGCACTTGGAACAACCACTGGATTTTTCCATGCGGCGAGAGCAGAGTACAAGCTCCAACCAGGAAGAAACTCCTCAAAGACAGTTTGGAATTAAAAGGACTTTCCATCAAACTGAACCACAATCCCACTACAGGGTTTTAAGTAATTTTCATCAGGAAAATCCATCCCTGGACATTGCATGTCAGGGACAAGACAGTGGTCATGTTAATAGTCATACTTATACGGGCTCTTCTACGTGCACTGGtgatatgtttaataaaaagcagAGTCTTTGTTTTTCAGACCAAACAAATAATGTTTCTGTCGTATCTAAAAAGCACAGGGTGGAAACTGACAATAGCTGTAAAAATGATTCTTTGGTTAAACATCAAATGATACACCAGCTAAAAGCAATTGAGTCTAAGCACCCTCCTTCTCCTCCACTGCCAATAATTAACAAAGTCTTTAGTCTGGCCCCTTACAAAGCCTACTTAGAAGCTACAGGTTCATTGACATCTGCACGAGATCCCAGTTGTCCAATAACGACACAAGACTCAGAGCCACCAAAAGATGAACCAAAAGCACAGAATGCAGATCCAAAAACTATCTTAGACAAAGTTGTCTTAAAATTGAAAGTAAAAACTGAGAAAATAGAGTCTGATGAAAGGGCAGATCAGTCAGAAAAAGAGAGCAACAGTCCTAGGATTAATCAGAACAAccataatgtaaatgttaaaaacgAACAAGGAAATTTAGAATCAACAGAGGGTGACACCAAATGCAACTTGGTTACAAAAAGTGGCTTTTATTCAAGTTCTAAGTTAGTCACACCTGAAATGCCAGAACACCCCATTGGATGCAGTAATGCGAATAAAGTGAAGGATGGACCTGCTATATCAGCTCAAAACGTTGatgaaaaatttgttttttcagCCAGTTTGTCTGGCAAACGCTCATTTTCAACTGAGCCAAATCAAGCTCaattttcccttaataaaatTCCTCCTCATTGCCTTAAACTAActagctttaaaataaatttgccaGAAGCCTTTAAAACACCTGTGTCTTCAAGCCCTGAGGTTCTCCAGTCCTCTGTTGAGAATAAAACAGGCATAAGCAGCAGGCAAGCTCGGTATCAGTTCATGGAGCTTCACCAGTCACTCTGCCAACTTGTATCAGGCTGCATTTCTCAAACCTCACATTGTGAGCTCAGGAACTGGTTGTCCAGGTTGGATCTGGATGAGTCTGCTTCTCCTCCAGCTAAAACACAAAAAGTCTCATGTCTTCTGGGCTCCAAAGCTAGGGAGGTATGGATGAAAGATGAAGGCATGGTGAGGGCACTCCAGAAAGTCCTTTGTCACCTTGAGAACTATGTAAAAATTCAAGAGTGCCCATTTCCTCATGTCATCAGAGCAGGGGCAGTGTTCATCCCCATGCTGGTAGTTAAGGAGGTGCTATTTCCTCAGGTCCAGGGCACATTTATAGACCAGGTTCTACAAGAGCATCGAGTTGAGTTGCGGCCAACCACACTGTCAGAGGAGAGACAGCTGACTCAACTGCACAAGCGGGCTTTTTCTTCTAAACTACGGAGGCTCCTGTCCCTTAAACACCTGCCATGTATATATCCAGATGTCCTCAGTCTTCTCTACTATGCTGGTGTCTGTGAAGTTCTTG attCTACTCCTACAGATGATGCACAAAAG GAATAG